In one Gimesia sp. genomic region, the following are encoded:
- a CDS encoding ATP-binding protein, with the protein MFHVYETRVSRGFQLAIGGLALLSLTGLVVTLWILVDFHHEQEIVAKIIRHLPDSDLAVARELAGELRFQSQLSILLFLNIIVTAIALVLLVRAYLNSERSLREVKVMASDVLASMDQGVLTTDRDEIITSINPRGRELLSLEEPVIGRPLSDVGVEHTLLCVICSHVNAHHSPVRDCDYTINRDGHEQTLRAGCSLLRNERQEELGTVLHVRDVTERALMEQRLRRMERYAGLGSLATGLQHEIKNPLSALSLHVQLLEEALESQNRSDEIDEMLEVIQTEVKRLTSVLEGFRDYASMSEPGRSRVDLTALINKLVRFIRPQAEQQKVKVEVKLPQEKPPEIMADSVHIDQVLLNLALNAIQAMPGGGVLTIGLNQEGDWLRISITDTGKGIPAELRERIFDPYFTTRHEGTGMGLALCEKIVRQHDGTIDFNTGPSGTTFSVLLPASGTA; encoded by the coding sequence ATGTTTCATGTTTACGAAACGCGGGTCAGCCGCGGTTTTCAACTGGCAATCGGGGGGCTGGCTTTACTGAGCCTTACCGGTCTGGTGGTGACGCTCTGGATTCTGGTCGATTTCCACCACGAGCAGGAAATCGTTGCTAAAATCATTCGTCATCTGCCCGACAGCGACCTGGCAGTTGCTCGGGAACTGGCGGGGGAACTGCGATTTCAGTCGCAATTATCGATTCTGTTGTTTCTCAACATTATTGTGACCGCAATTGCTCTAGTTCTGTTGGTGCGAGCTTATCTCAACAGTGAGCGATCTCTCCGTGAAGTCAAAGTGATGGCCAGTGACGTTCTGGCTAGTATGGATCAGGGTGTATTGACGACGGACCGAGATGAGATCATCACAAGTATCAATCCCCGCGGACGCGAATTATTGAGCCTGGAAGAACCTGTCATTGGTCGCCCGCTCTCTGATGTGGGGGTCGAACATACGCTCTTATGCGTGATCTGCAGCCATGTGAATGCACATCATTCGCCCGTGCGGGACTGTGATTATACGATCAATCGTGATGGTCATGAACAGACTCTCAGGGCGGGTTGTAGTCTGTTGCGGAATGAACGCCAGGAAGAGCTGGGTACTGTGCTCCACGTTCGTGACGTGACGGAACGCGCTTTAATGGAACAACGCTTACGTCGCATGGAGCGCTATGCAGGTCTGGGTTCTCTCGCAACCGGGCTGCAGCATGAAATCAAAAATCCACTGAGTGCACTATCACTCCATGTGCAACTTCTTGAAGAGGCTCTGGAGTCTCAGAATCGATCAGACGAAATCGATGAAATGCTGGAAGTCATTCAAACCGAAGTCAAGCGACTGACTTCAGTACTCGAAGGGTTTCGTGATTATGCTTCGATGTCTGAACCAGGACGATCCCGTGTTGATTTAACCGCATTAATCAATAAACTGGTCCGCTTCATCAGACCACAGGCTGAGCAGCAGAAAGTGAAAGTAGAGGTGAAGCTGCCGCAGGAAAAGCCTCCAGAGATCATGGCTGATTCCGTTCACATCGATCAGGTACTTCTGAATCTGGCACTCAATGCTATACAAGCGATGCCGGGAGGCGGGGTACTGACGATCGGTCTTAATCAGGAGGGGGACTGGTTGCGAATCAGCATTACCGATACCGGGAAAGGAATCCCTGCCGAACTGCGTGAGCGAATATTTGACCCTTACTTCACGACGCGGCACGAAGGGACCGGCATGGGACTTGCACTATGTGAGAAGATTGTACGACAACACGATGGAACAATCGATTTCAACACGGGTCCGAGTGGCACCACGTTCTCAGTTTTATTGCCAGCAAGTGGGACAGCATGA
- a CDS encoding sigma-54 dependent transcriptional regulator: MNTDGFGILIIDDEPNIRSGLAKGLAKEADVLETAQDAEEGLVKFREGTYQLVIADVRLPGEMDGLELIEQILRSSPQTTTIVITAHGTVETAVKSMRLGAFDFITKPLDLDLIRHQVRKAREHYRLQIENRELRNRLVNAGEVSNIIGNCAAMHDVFQQIRQVAATDATILIQGESGTGKELIARAVHDLSNRSSGPFVAVNLGAMPETLLESELFGHEKGSFSGATRQKPGCFEQAQGGSLFLDEVTEMPAKSQVDLLRVLETQQYMRVGGEEVLTSDARIISATNKAVEPLIEDGTFREDLFYRLNVIPIHIPALRERRDDIPLLIEHFLTHFCQRHNRPLKTVSPEAMRIFVTARWPGNVRQLRNVIERLVVTLPADLIEAPDLPVELSPTPASDSAHVKTLAEVTEDAEKEAITTALAACDYHREKTAKLLGVSVRTLHYKMSRYGLH, encoded by the coding sequence ATGAATACAGACGGTTTTGGAATTTTAATCATTGATGATGAGCCCAACATTCGCTCCGGGCTTGCCAAGGGGTTAGCGAAAGAGGCGGATGTTCTGGAGACAGCCCAGGATGCTGAGGAAGGTCTCGTTAAATTTCGTGAAGGGACTTATCAACTGGTCATCGCCGATGTGCGCTTACCGGGTGAAATGGATGGGCTGGAACTGATTGAACAGATCCTCCGCAGCAGTCCCCAGACAACAACCATCGTGATCACCGCCCATGGTACCGTTGAGACGGCAGTCAAATCGATGCGGCTGGGGGCATTTGATTTTATTACCAAACCGCTGGATCTCGATTTGATTCGACATCAGGTCCGTAAGGCCCGCGAACACTATCGGTTGCAGATTGAAAACCGTGAATTGCGTAATCGTCTGGTTAACGCTGGAGAAGTTTCCAATATCATTGGTAACTGTGCGGCCATGCATGATGTGTTCCAGCAGATTCGCCAGGTGGCGGCCACTGATGCTACGATTCTGATTCAGGGAGAAAGTGGTACTGGAAAAGAGTTGATTGCCAGGGCTGTCCATGATTTGAGTAATCGGAGTAGTGGCCCATTCGTGGCTGTCAATCTGGGAGCAATGCCGGAAACGCTGCTGGAGAGTGAACTCTTCGGTCATGAAAAAGGATCTTTCAGCGGAGCGACGCGACAGAAGCCCGGTTGTTTTGAACAGGCACAGGGAGGTTCTCTGTTCCTGGATGAAGTGACAGAAATGCCTGCCAAAAGTCAGGTCGATCTGCTCCGTGTGCTGGAAACTCAACAATATATGAGAGTTGGAGGAGAAGAGGTTCTCACCAGTGATGCTCGCATCATTTCAGCCACGAACAAAGCCGTCGAGCCCTTGATCGAAGATGGAACCTTCCGTGAGGATCTGTTTTATCGCCTGAATGTCATTCCCATTCATATCCCCGCACTGCGTGAGCGTCGCGATGATATTCCTTTGTTGATTGAGCATTTTCTGACACATTTCTGCCAGCGGCATAATCGACCGTTGAAGACTGTTTCACCAGAGGCCATGCGCATATTCGTAACCGCTCGCTGGCCCGGAAATGTGCGTCAGTTGCGGAACGTCATCGAAAGATTGGTAGTCACGCTGCCGGCAGATTTGATTGAAGCTCCGGATCTGCCGGTGGAGTTGAGTCCGACTCCTGCTTCTGATTCCGCGCATGTGAAGACACTGGCAGAGGTGACTGAGGACGCTGAAAAAGAAGCGATTACGACAGCACTCGCAGCCTGCGACTATCATCGTGAAAAGACGGCCAAGCTGCTGGGGGTCAGTGTGCGTACGCTGCACTACAAAATGAGTCGTTACGGCCTGCATTAA
- a CDS encoding DUF1501 domain-containing protein has translation MSDMKQEHLIENHVNRRSFFEQVATGLQGAALTWLLQQDLYAESTASETKKHQSLSVPHHRPRAKSVIHLFMNGGPSQMDLFDPKPMLDKLHGKEHFKQIAGEVEFPERAGALMKSPFQFAQHGESGMWVSDVMPHLAKQVDDITMIRSMYTTNLTHEPALYKIQSGSEFTGHPALGAWVSYGLGSENHNLPAYVVLDDPLGLPVNGIENWQAGFLPAQHQGTRFRATGSPVLNLKPEFEHPPAVSELERNLISRLDQIHQRRHQHQRQLEARLSTYALAARMQIAASDALDLSQETAETQRMYGIDQPVTESYGRRCLIARRLIERGVRFIQLFINSQIWDSHNAIASSLKSACQRTDKPVAALLQDLKQRGLLDETLVMWGGEMGRLPIAQLSPDKDARKSGRDHNKNALCTWMAGGGVKRGLILGETDELGFAAVENRVSVPDWHATMLHLLGLNHEELFIERNGLKERLTGVGNEPRVITEILA, from the coding sequence ATGTCAGACATGAAACAGGAACACCTGATCGAAAATCATGTAAACAGACGCAGTTTTTTCGAGCAAGTCGCAACGGGACTTCAGGGCGCTGCGTTAACCTGGCTCCTGCAGCAGGACCTGTATGCCGAGTCTACAGCTTCTGAAACGAAAAAACATCAATCATTATCAGTTCCTCACCACAGACCTCGGGCCAAATCTGTCATTCATCTGTTTATGAATGGCGGACCCAGCCAGATGGACCTGTTTGACCCGAAACCGATGCTCGACAAACTGCACGGCAAAGAACATTTCAAACAGATCGCAGGCGAAGTCGAATTTCCCGAACGTGCAGGAGCTTTAATGAAGAGTCCGTTCCAATTCGCCCAGCACGGTGAATCGGGAATGTGGGTCTCTGATGTTATGCCTCACCTGGCGAAACAGGTCGACGATATCACGATGATTCGTTCAATGTATACGACCAATCTGACACATGAGCCGGCACTTTACAAAATTCAGTCAGGCAGCGAATTTACTGGTCACCCTGCCCTGGGTGCCTGGGTCTCCTATGGACTGGGAAGTGAGAACCATAACCTGCCCGCTTATGTTGTACTGGATGATCCACTGGGACTGCCCGTTAACGGAATCGAAAACTGGCAGGCGGGTTTTCTACCTGCGCAACACCAGGGAACCCGTTTTCGTGCAACCGGTTCACCTGTCTTGAATCTGAAACCGGAATTTGAGCACCCACCGGCAGTTTCAGAATTGGAACGGAATCTGATTTCGCGTCTGGACCAGATTCACCAGCGTCGACATCAACACCAGCGTCAACTCGAAGCACGACTTTCAACCTATGCCCTGGCCGCCCGCATGCAGATTGCCGCCTCCGATGCACTTGATCTTTCCCAGGAAACGGCTGAGACACAGAGAATGTACGGGATTGATCAGCCGGTTACAGAATCTTACGGACGTCGCTGCCTGATTGCACGCCGGCTTATTGAACGTGGCGTTCGTTTTATTCAGCTGTTTATCAATAGCCAGATCTGGGACTCACATAATGCGATTGCCTCCAGCTTGAAATCAGCCTGCCAGAGAACAGATAAACCAGTTGCAGCACTTCTACAGGATCTCAAGCAGCGCGGACTGCTGGATGAGACCCTGGTGATGTGGGGGGGAGAAATGGGTCGGCTCCCGATAGCGCAATTGTCCCCCGATAAAGATGCACGCAAATCAGGCCGCGATCATAATAAAAACGCGCTTTGCACCTGGATGGCAGGGGGCGGTGTGAAACGGGGCCTGATTCTAGGTGAAACCGATGAACTGGGATTCGCCGCCGTGGAAAACCGGGTCAGTGTTCCCGACTGGCACGCCACGATGCTGCACCTGCTTGGTCTGAATCACGAAGAGCTTTTCATCGAACGCAATGGACTCAAAGAACGCCTCACAGGTGTCGGCAACGAACCCCGAGTTATCACAGAGATTCTGGCCTGA
- a CDS encoding PSD1 and planctomycete cytochrome C domain-containing protein, which translates to MPSRPTAISTGLMLLFLVSAHSLCHAAEPDSPILYENRVRAILNNKCVRCHGPSEKKAGLDLSTPRGILKGSESGRILQGDAVDESLLFQMIEADEMPPEEKDRLSAAERETIRAWIQTGAHFRESVKAIPAVTQHDIIPLLHLRCVACHGGRRQEAGLDLRTRQSIMKGGKSGPVVVSGNPEASLLIQRIKAAEMPPRRKLVSVSVKPMEANELERLSQWIQLGLPEVNDSAMTESETLVSEEDRQFWSFQPPIQVEPPHVKQQHRVQNPIDAFIIKKLEDKGLTLAPPADKRTLIRRLSIDLTGLPPTPGEIDQFLNDDDPQSYENLVDRLLASPRYGERWARHWLDVVGYADSEGAQNEDKLRPHMYRYRDYVIRALNEDKPYSRFLQEQIAGDELVDYQSGNITPEVYDCLVATGFLRTAPDRTFANITNFVPDRLEVISDEIQILGSAVMGLTIKCARCHSHKFDPIPQSDYYRLTAIFKAAYDEHDWLKSQGPRTLSHVSQEEHQKYQEHERQLSRQQGLLQKKLTQLDPTKPDYQQKTTEVKKRIAALKDQHWPAPRIRALWSRESPSPTYIYKRGNYLTPGRPVEPGVPAVLTSAVESIKFDQVSPDGKPIGRRLLFARWLTQPDHPLTARVIVNRIWLHHFGRGIVNTPGNFGRAGERPTHPELLDWLATEFVQQNWSMKSIHKLMVTSSTYRQSSDISDEAARLDPNGSLLSRMPLKRMEAEVLRDSLLAICGQLDETPFGPADPVEARADGLVTSRRGKAGWRRSIYVLQRRTKIPTLLENFDFPQMGPNCIQRGESLVAPQALHLMNNEMIHQLAVYLAGNIQNTVGDDREQQVQQIYLRALGREPDPEETRIGLETLQLLEEKWNTQLKDKQSSSTSIQKALSSYCHAIFNLAEFQYIN; encoded by the coding sequence ATGCCTTCTCGACCAACAGCCATCTCAACAGGATTGATGTTGCTGTTTCTGGTTAGTGCTCACAGTCTCTGCCATGCAGCAGAACCTGATTCCCCGATCCTCTACGAAAACCGTGTTCGCGCCATTCTGAATAATAAATGCGTGCGCTGTCATGGTCCCAGCGAAAAAAAAGCGGGGCTGGATCTCAGCACTCCCAGGGGGATACTCAAAGGCAGCGAATCAGGACGCATCCTGCAAGGAGACGCTGTTGATGAAAGCCTGTTATTCCAGATGATCGAGGCTGATGAAATGCCTCCGGAAGAAAAAGATCGTCTCAGCGCAGCAGAGCGCGAGACAATCCGCGCATGGATTCAGACAGGAGCCCATTTCAGGGAATCCGTCAAAGCCATACCAGCGGTAACACAACATGATATCATCCCTCTGCTTCATCTCCGCTGTGTTGCCTGCCACGGTGGCCGCCGCCAGGAGGCGGGTCTGGACCTGAGGACCAGGCAGTCCATTATGAAGGGAGGCAAATCCGGCCCGGTAGTCGTTTCGGGGAATCCAGAAGCGAGTCTGCTGATTCAACGTATTAAAGCCGCCGAGATGCCTCCCAGGCGGAAACTGGTCTCTGTCAGTGTCAAACCTATGGAGGCGAATGAGCTGGAGCGACTCTCCCAGTGGATTCAGTTGGGGCTCCCCGAGGTTAATGATTCTGCGATGACGGAATCAGAGACTCTCGTCAGCGAAGAGGATCGCCAATTCTGGTCTTTTCAGCCTCCGATTCAAGTTGAGCCCCCTCATGTCAAACAGCAGCACCGAGTGCAGAATCCCATTGATGCATTCATTATAAAAAAGCTCGAGGACAAGGGGCTTACATTAGCTCCTCCAGCAGACAAACGCACGCTGATCCGTCGTCTGTCGATTGATTTAACTGGGCTGCCACCCACTCCGGGAGAAATCGACCAGTTTTTAAACGATGATGATCCCCAGTCCTATGAAAACCTGGTTGACCGCCTGCTGGCCTCCCCCCGTTATGGTGAGCGCTGGGCCAGACACTGGTTGGACGTCGTCGGTTATGCAGATTCGGAAGGGGCGCAAAATGAAGACAAGCTGCGTCCTCACATGTATCGCTATCGTGACTACGTGATCCGCGCATTGAATGAAGATAAACCCTATTCACGATTCCTGCAGGAACAGATCGCCGGCGACGAACTTGTCGATTACCAGTCCGGAAATATCACACCAGAAGTCTATGACTGCCTGGTAGCCACCGGTTTTTTGCGTACAGCTCCCGACAGAACCTTCGCCAACATCACCAATTTCGTACCGGATCGACTTGAAGTCATCTCAGATGAAATTCAGATCCTGGGCTCAGCCGTCATGGGGTTGACCATCAAATGCGCCCGCTGCCACTCGCATAAATTCGACCCGATTCCGCAAAGCGACTACTACCGCCTGACGGCTATTTTCAAGGCGGCGTATGATGAACATGACTGGTTAAAATCACAGGGCCCTCGTACCCTGTCTCATGTCAGCCAGGAAGAACATCAGAAATATCAGGAACACGAACGCCAGCTGTCTCGACAACAGGGGCTACTACAAAAAAAACTTACCCAGTTAGATCCGACTAAACCAGACTATCAACAGAAAACTACAGAAGTTAAAAAACGGATCGCCGCCCTGAAGGATCAACACTGGCCAGCCCCTCGGATTCGCGCCCTCTGGTCCCGAGAGTCTCCATCGCCCACCTATATCTATAAACGAGGAAACTATCTCACACCGGGTCGACCAGTCGAACCAGGTGTGCCTGCTGTCTTAACCAGTGCGGTTGAATCAATTAAATTTGATCAAGTATCTCCTGATGGAAAGCCCATCGGTCGTCGACTGCTCTTCGCCCGCTGGCTGACTCAACCCGATCACCCCCTGACAGCACGGGTGATAGTCAATCGAATCTGGCTACATCATTTTGGACGGGGTATCGTCAATACACCTGGAAACTTTGGCCGTGCAGGAGAGCGCCCGACTCACCCGGAACTCCTTGACTGGCTGGCAACCGAATTCGTTCAACAGAACTGGAGTATGAAGTCCATCCACAAGCTGATGGTCACATCCAGTACTTATCGGCAGTCTTCTGACATTTCCGATGAAGCGGCCCGGCTCGACCCAAACGGAAGCCTCCTATCCCGAATGCCACTCAAACGAATGGAAGCGGAGGTTCTCCGTGATTCTCTTCTGGCAATCTGCGGCCAGTTGGACGAAACCCCGTTCGGACCAGCTGATCCGGTTGAGGCACGCGCCGATGGTCTGGTGACATCCCGGCGGGGTAAAGCTGGATGGCGCAGAAGTATCTACGTTTTACAGCGTCGCACCAAAATCCCCACCTTACTGGAAAACTTTGATTTCCCTCAAATGGGACCGAATTGTATTCAGCGTGGGGAATCGCTGGTGGCTCCTCAGGCATTGCATCTCATGAATAACGAGATGATCCACCAGCTTGCGGTCTACTTAGCTGGAAATATTCAAAACACTGTTGGTGACGACAGGGAGCAACAGGTCCAGCAAATCTACCTGAGAGCACTGGGCCGAGAACCAGATCCTGAGGAAACCAGAATCGGACTGGAAACGCTTCAGTTGCTGGAAGAAAAGTGGAATACTCAACTGAAAGATAAGCAGAGCTCCTCAACCAGCATACAAAAAGCATTGAGCAGTTACTGTCACGCGATATTCAATCTGGCTGAATTCCAATACATCAATTGA
- a CDS encoding Nramp family divalent metal transporter, with amino-acid sequence MSNIISPQSARITGDLAPWSEEDLPAPPPFSIRNLFRTIGPGAILLAGSIGGGEWLIGPTITVKYGMSILWIATVAIALQLLFNLEAIRYTLYTGEPILVGIMRLRPGSKFWASGYIFATVAQLGVPALAAGCASVLFATFAGRIAGDGDATSLHLLTYLVIAITVAILLSGKTIERMLEYFSWVMITFIFSFLITVNLLFVPFSHWLKTLSGFVQFGSLPANLDPLLLATFAATAGSGGIGNLVITNWYRDKGFGMGAKVGSITSAFSHSEMQLSPVGKVFPLTEENLNHWRSWWKYVSADQVWLWGLGCLVGMFLNVNLATAVIPENTNMEHLAAGAFQARFMAEQLWTGFWWLALLNGFWVLMSTHLSNTDVLIRTVTDIVWVASPQLRERRKMNVSRLYYLFLMIATVWGLFAVHWGHAISLFKILGAVAGPVLAVAAIQILIINTKLLPQQLKPPIWRRAALIVCAICYGSLSAAFIWDLYLSLK; translated from the coding sequence ATGAGCAACATCATTAGTCCTCAATCTGCAAGGATCACTGGCGATCTCGCTCCCTGGAGCGAAGAGGATCTACCAGCCCCACCTCCTTTTTCGATTCGCAATCTGTTTCGTACGATCGGCCCGGGGGCCATCCTGCTCGCTGGTTCCATTGGTGGTGGCGAGTGGCTGATTGGTCCTACGATTACTGTCAAATACGGTATGAGTATTCTCTGGATTGCAACAGTCGCGATTGCTCTTCAGCTTTTATTTAATCTGGAGGCAATTCGTTACACACTCTATACCGGAGAACCCATTCTGGTAGGTATCATGCGTTTGCGTCCCGGATCTAAGTTCTGGGCGAGTGGCTACATCTTTGCTACCGTAGCGCAACTGGGAGTGCCGGCTCTGGCAGCCGGATGCGCCTCAGTCCTCTTCGCGACATTTGCGGGTCGGATAGCGGGTGACGGAGATGCGACGTCACTTCATCTGCTGACATACCTGGTAATTGCAATTACGGTAGCTATTCTACTCTCAGGAAAAACAATTGAGCGGATGCTTGAGTACTTTTCCTGGGTGATGATTACCTTCATCTTTTCCTTTCTGATTACCGTCAACCTGCTGTTTGTTCCCTTCTCACACTGGTTAAAAACACTCTCCGGATTTGTCCAGTTTGGCTCGCTTCCTGCCAACCTGGATCCGCTTCTTTTAGCCACGTTTGCAGCAACAGCTGGCTCCGGGGGCATCGGGAATCTGGTAATAACCAACTGGTATCGCGATAAAGGCTTCGGCATGGGCGCCAAAGTTGGATCGATTACCAGTGCTTTCAGCCACAGTGAAATGCAGCTCTCGCCAGTCGGAAAAGTGTTTCCCCTCACTGAGGAAAACCTGAATCACTGGCGTTCCTGGTGGAAATACGTCTCCGCAGACCAGGTCTGGCTCTGGGGGCTGGGTTGCCTGGTGGGCATGTTCCTGAATGTGAATCTCGCAACCGCTGTCATACCGGAAAACACCAATATGGAGCATCTGGCTGCGGGAGCATTTCAGGCACGTTTCATGGCAGAACAACTCTGGACTGGTTTCTGGTGGTTGGCCCTGTTGAACGGATTCTGGGTGCTGATGTCAACTCACCTCAGTAACACCGATGTGCTCATCCGAACGGTGACGGATATCGTCTGGGTAGCCAGCCCCCAGTTGCGGGAACGACGTAAGATGAATGTCAGTCGGCTCTATTATCTGTTTCTGATGATTGCCACAGTCTGGGGTTTGTTTGCCGTACACTGGGGACACGCTATTTCACTGTTTAAAATCCTGGGCGCTGTAGCAGGTCCTGTCCTGGCTGTTGCAGCGATTCAGATCCTGATTATCAATACAAAACTCCTGCCACAACAACTTAAGCCCCCCATCTGGCGGCGTGCTGCTCTGATTGTCTGTGCCATCTGCTATGGCAGTCTGTCTGCTGCGTTCATCTGGGACTTGTATTTGTCTCTTAAATGA
- a CDS encoding sialidase family protein: MKHSIIVAGVCGLLFGAGLFAAEPQTKSINQIERMEKIADLALVPPALNTSPLPEYGYDKLDYGMTIGIERTPGGRLWACWVAGGDSPKAFFVLATSDDDGETWSQPRLVLDSHSTDLPMDRSILVGNLWTDPEGRLWLIFDQSMHMFDGRAGVWATVCDNPDAVVPVWSVPRRIWHGVTLNKPTVLSNGEWMLPISLDQREGFGPFKGCFKELDPVRGANVFVSTDKGSTWKRRGAARFPNPDWHEHMIVERKDGTLWMLARTSKGIMQTTSRDGGRTWAKPSLPPQIKQPNARFHIRRLDSGRLLLIKHGDKIDAHKGRVQLSAWLSEDDGMTWQGGLVLDERKGISYPDGFQAPNGTIYISYDRNRSTDGEILLARFTEQDIMTRKLNGPKSRLKMLISRATPSGKSKDD; the protein is encoded by the coding sequence ATGAAACATTCGATTATTGTTGCAGGTGTTTGTGGGCTCTTGTTCGGTGCGGGACTCTTTGCAGCCGAACCCCAAACGAAGTCGATAAATCAAATCGAGCGTATGGAAAAGATTGCCGATCTGGCACTGGTCCCGCCTGCTTTGAATACGTCTCCACTACCTGAATATGGCTACGATAAGCTCGATTACGGCATGACGATTGGGATTGAACGTACCCCAGGAGGGCGTCTCTGGGCCTGCTGGGTAGCTGGTGGCGATAGTCCTAAGGCGTTTTTTGTGCTGGCGACAAGTGATGATGATGGAGAGACCTGGTCACAACCCCGTTTGGTCCTCGATTCACATTCAACTGATTTGCCCATGGATCGCAGTATTCTAGTAGGAAATCTCTGGACCGATCCGGAAGGACGTTTGTGGCTGATATTTGATCAGTCAATGCACATGTTTGACGGGAGAGCTGGGGTCTGGGCCACCGTTTGTGATAACCCTGATGCAGTCGTACCGGTCTGGTCTGTACCGCGTCGTATCTGGCATGGGGTCACACTGAATAAACCAACGGTACTCTCCAATGGAGAATGGATGCTGCCGATTTCCCTCGATCAGCGGGAAGGTTTCGGTCCTTTCAAGGGATGTTTTAAAGAACTGGATCCTGTGCGAGGCGCAAATGTGTTTGTATCCACTGATAAAGGGTCAACCTGGAAACGCAGGGGAGCCGCCCGGTTTCCCAATCCGGACTGGCACGAACACATGATCGTCGAACGTAAAGACGGTACTCTCTGGATGCTGGCCCGAACCAGTAAAGGCATCATGCAGACAACATCCCGGGATGGTGGACGGACTTGGGCGAAGCCTTCTTTACCTCCCCAGATCAAACAGCCGAATGCCCGCTTTCATATCCGCCGGCTAGACTCCGGGCGACTGCTGTTAATCAAGCATGGTGACAAAATTGATGCCCACAAAGGTCGGGTTCAATTGAGTGCCTGGTTATCAGAGGATGACGGCATGACCTGGCAAGGGGGGCTGGTGCTGGATGAACGGAAGGGAATTTCCTATCCCGATGGATTTCAGGCACCGAATGGAACAATTTATATTTCGTATGATCGGAACCGTTCCACAGACGGAGAAATCTTGCTGGCCCGCTTTACTGAGCAGGATATCATGACTCGCAAACTGAACGGGCCGAAATCCCGACTCAAGATGCTGATCAGCCGGGCGACTCCTTCCGGTAAGTCAAAAGATGACTAA
- a CDS encoding SRPBCC family protein has protein sequence MLNIRRNPSGNYELETEIFIPCPIKDVFDFFAQPENLETITPPWLNFKIISPGPIEMQAGALIDYQLKLHGIPLRWKTEITEWVPGVRFVDTQLKGPYRLWRHLHTFEEQTDGTLARDHVTYSVYGGALINRLFVQGDVERIFKYRLERLKNFEFATSSQQG, from the coding sequence ATGCTGAATATCAGAAGAAATCCCTCGGGGAATTATGAACTGGAAACTGAGATCTTCATCCCCTGCCCCATCAAGGATGTTTTCGACTTTTTTGCGCAACCTGAGAATCTTGAAACCATTACTCCCCCCTGGCTGAATTTCAAAATCATCAGCCCCGGGCCGATTGAGATGCAGGCTGGTGCCTTAATTGACTATCAACTCAAGCTGCACGGAATCCCGCTTCGCTGGAAGACAGAAATCACTGAATGGGTCCCCGGAGTCCGGTTTGTCGATACACAACTGAAGGGCCCCTATCGCCTGTGGAGGCATCTACACACATTTGAAGAACAGACCGATGGTACGCTGGCCAGGGACCATGTGACTTACTCCGTCTATGGAGGTGCTCTCATCAATCGCCTTTTTGTGCAAGGCGATGTCGAACGGATTTTCAAATACAGACTTGAGCGGCTCAAGAATTTTGAGTTTGCAACGTCCAGCCAACAGGGTTAG
- a CDS encoding SDR family oxidoreductase, which translates to MSVTVGDAQNYVILGSTGSVGSELSRRLVKAGHKVMLGGRDQEKLNQLSTELDSPKCRIEASEPQTIDECLKQAEANFGCVDGVVNCIGSVLLKPAHLTSDEEWAQTLSVNLTSAFITVRSAAQVMRKNGGSVVLISSAAARAGIANHEAIAAAKAGIIGLTLSAAATYASRGIRVNAVAPGLVKSNMTRHLWESEAAEATSISMHALDRLGEPADVASLIEWLVSPENSWMTGQILGIDGGLASVIPRPRQKSG; encoded by the coding sequence ATGTCTGTTACTGTTGGCGATGCACAAAACTATGTGATACTGGGATCAACTGGATCCGTAGGATCTGAACTCAGCCGACGCCTGGTCAAAGCAGGACATAAAGTGATGCTGGGGGGGCGAGATCAGGAGAAACTGAACCAATTATCCACGGAACTGGATTCTCCTAAATGCAGAATTGAAGCCTCTGAGCCACAGACCATTGATGAATGCCTGAAACAGGCAGAAGCGAATTTTGGATGTGTCGATGGCGTTGTGAACTGCATTGGTTCTGTGTTATTGAAACCCGCTCACCTGACCTCAGACGAAGAATGGGCTCAAACACTTTCCGTGAATCTGACATCCGCTTTCATCACAGTTCGGAGTGCCGCTCAGGTCATGCGCAAGAATGGTGGCTCGGTTGTTTTGATCTCATCCGCTGCAGCCAGAGCTGGAATCGCAAACCATGAAGCCATTGCTGCTGCCAAAGCAGGTATTATCGGGTTAACCCTGTCCGCAGCTGCCACCTATGCCAGTCGAGGGATTCGAGTCAATGCGGTGGCTCCCGGTCTGGTCAAATCGAATATGACTCGCCATTTATGGGAATCAGAAGCAGCGGAAGCGACTTCGATTTCGATGCATGCCCTGGATCGACTGGGGGAACCAGCTGATGTCGCTTCACTGATAGAATGGCTGGTGAGTCCGGAGAACAGTTGGATGACGGGTCAGATTCTGGGTATCGATGGTGGGTTGGCTTCTGTGATTCCACGACCTCGACAGAAGAGTGGTTGA